The Synchiropus splendidus isolate RoL2022-P1 chromosome 1, RoL_Sspl_1.0, whole genome shotgun sequence genome includes a window with the following:
- the itgb4 gene encoding integrin beta-4 isoform X1: protein MFYYRAVEYFRRWLLVAGDSIGSFLSQKAMERWTLRLSLGLLAVLLTCCYVEANYCYAARDKSCSECLQAGKDCAYCPDVNFNSHRCDLYNNLRAHGCGALSILTAKSVTKYGRRNRIDETKAYSQVYPQQMTMSLLPGEEKIVEMEVFSPIKGPLDLYILMDFSNSMKDDLDNLKKMGERLAKWVGQLSDDYTIGFGKFVDKVIEPQTDMREIKLERPWADSDPPFSFENVIKLTKDDKFFVSELQKERISGNLDAPEGGFDAILQVAVCGDIIGWRPESTHLLVFSTESSFHYEADGANILSGILPRNDEKCHLKDGRYTRDTVQDYPSIPTLVRVLGKNNIIPIFAVTNHSLTYYQELKKFFPIAEVGVLQEDSANILEVMRDAYKNIRSKMSIRSEDRPKAIETQFLSTSNKVAEYGEFNSTPGVKSKFKMLVRSPREIKDLPVCELDPDEKKGNISVKPSTFTTGLIVNASILCPTCDCEKSPIVNSPRCHRNGNLVCGKCKCKQGWLGTFCNCSAANAGQDNSQCIAPGMTEVCSGRGDCLACGSCVCHNPDQFEGLYCQYDKTQCQRFGGFLCNDRGSCVMGACSCVEGWEGKACECPKSNATCLDNNGGVCNGRGKCVCGRCECLGSTTFDVTSTCEPNFQAQSGVCEATRVCVECQAWKTGSWKEKADCDKCRFKIVMVDKLKDEKTVLQACSFRDLEDDCTYNYTVENPKDPNKNELVVEVLEKKECPPASLLWLLPLLLFLLLLLALLLLCCWKYCACCKTCCQSCLALLPCCQRGRMVGFKEDEYLLRQSLLTSDHLDTPMVRTGPPKGTDVVRWKVTDNVHRAPNHPENQIKPNPKEIIPFPISLRLNKFFSENLGRPESRDAEQLRKEVTDNLNEVYRQIPGAQKVQKPTFRMQRNAGKRQDYAIMDTVLSAPRSSFPDIVKLTEKNVQSGNLHDLKVLPGYYTVATDREAAGAVEFQEGVESVDVHVPLFVKDEDDDKKQLLVEAVDVPLGIATIGKKFVNITIIKEHATSVFTFLQPAYTYSRQDGVANIPISREIIEDGRSQVTYRSRDLTAKDKKDYMMVEGDLSYAPGETQKIVPVRLLELNEKDGLLEHEQVKQFVMDLSNPRQGAKLGRYPRTTVTIADQPEPSVVMFKKGTHNFSTSDPSLKIPVVRTRNLDSPATIKWRTKKSPRFDHNGLLKFNPGENEKNIVIEPKPSTSPAQPETFQVELFDPSSNASIGDRKTTVVNITDGGLSSPLLGQIPLMGSKSPKSPGGFLMPPGNPKAKATGPRSIRLNWDLPPGNPLGYKVKYWIYGDPEKDAEVIDVKTPQADLTNLYPYCDYEMKVCAYNLTGDGNYTEMIPCQTQEDVPGEPGRLAFNVISPTVTQISWAEPAETNGNITAYEVVYTPIDDEMKPVGAAKRVKIDNPKKRMLLIENLQNAQTYQYQVRAKNSVGWGPFRDATINLASQPARPLSIPIIPDIPIVDADAGDEYDSYLMYSNEVLKSPGGSKTPSVSGDDSMMNGRWEQNFLFPGTPGMRNLSTSSSPMSTLSSNFRGAGGSFISETNTSYISSPGNPPKPNLLGSGRQTTDVIMRKRSERGYTDENIRDSIVMGDDPSKFPDLSGYGYMGTQSSSQSQFSYSLSQGSRARTHSSDVNEALYNLDRVLNDARLSPGVPDTPSRLVFSALGPTALKVSWQEPHCEKDILGYCVLYQLLNGGEVKRINVTNPAENSVIIQDLLPNHSYIFKVKAQSQEGWGPEREGVITIESAVDPKSPLSPMPGSPFTLSTPSAPGPLVFTALSPDSLQLSWEKPRKPNGDILGYVVTCEQLYGGADVRSFQVSGDGSETSLTVPDLIENVPYKFKVQARTTQGFGPEREGIITIESQDGGTMSQYNQSMTRREVFQLPTEVSTRTNVTHTSTTMGDPFFSDGMMMTTQLTETGGMVTRQITKEVVQRSVMGGTTVTKKMFYDS from the exons TCTGGCCGTCCTCCTGACCTGCTGTTATGTTGAAG CTAACTACTGCTACGCTGCCAGAGATAAGAGCTGCTCTGAATGTCTGCAGGCCGGCAAAGATTGCGCCTATTGCCCTGATGTG AACTTCAATAGCCATCGATGTGACCTGTACAACAACCTTCGGGCTCATGGCTGCGGTGCTTTGTCCATTCTTACGGCCAAAAGTGTCACTAAATATGGAAGA AGGAATAGGATCGATGAGACAAAGGCTTATTCCCAGGTGTATCCGCAGCAGATGACCATGTCTTTACTGCCAGGGGAGGAGAAGATCGTGGAGATGGAGGTGTTTTCTCCCATCAAAGGGCCACTGGATCTCTACATTCTCATGGACTTCTCCAACTCTATGAAAGACGATTTGGACAACTTGAAGAAAATGGGAGAACGACTCG CCAAGTGGGTGGGACAGCTATCCGACGACTACACCATTGGCTTTGGGAAGTTTGTGGACAAAGTGATTGAGCCGCAGACGGACATGAGAGAGATCAA GCTTGAGCGACCATGGGCAGACAGCGACCCTCCATTTTCCTTTGAAAACGTCATCAAGCTGACTAAAGACGACAAGTTCTTTGTCAGTGAGCTGCAAAAGGAAAGAATCTCTGGCAACCTGGACGCCCCCGAGGGAGGCTTCGATGCCATATTGCAGGTTGCGGTCTGCGGG GACATTATTGGCTGGCGTCCAGAGAGCACACATCTACTCGTCTTCTCCACTGAGTCATCGTTCCACTATGAAGCAGACGGTGCCAATATTCTGTCTGGCATCCTGCCGCGCAATGACGAGAAATGCCACCTCAAGGATGGCAGATACACCCGTGACACAGTGCAAGATTACCCTTCAATACCCACCCTGGTGCGGGTCCTTGGCAAGAACAACATCATCCCTATATTTGCTGTGACCAACCACTCCTTGACCTATTATCAG GAACTCAAAAAGTTCTTTCCCATCGCTGAGGTTGGTGTGCTGCAAGAAGATTCCGCTAATATCCTGGAAGTTATGCGGGACGCCTATAAA AACATCCGCTCCAAGATGAGCATTCGTTCTGAGGATCGACCCAAAGCTATTGAGACTCAGTTCTTGTCTACCAGTAACAAGGTTGCTGAATATGGAGAATTCAACTCTACGCCAGGGGTAAAG AGCAAGTTCAAGATGCTCGTCCGAAGTCCTCGGGAAATCAAAGATTTGCCCGTTTGTGAACTGGATCCAGATGAAAAAAAGGGGAATATAAGCGTTAAGCCATCAACCTTTACTACTGGTCTGATTGTCAACGCCTCCATTCTATGTCCAACTTGTGACTGTGAGAAG AGTCCTATCGTGAACTCACCCAGATGTCACAGGAATGGAAACCTTGTGTGTGGGAAATGTAAATGCAAACAAGGCTG gTTAGGCACATTCTGTAACTGCTCAGCGGCAAATGCTGGCCAGGACAACAGCCAGTGCATCGCGCCGGGCATGACAGAGGTTTGTTCAGGCCGTGGAGACTGCCTCGCCTGTGGTAGCTGTGTGTGCCACAATCCAGATCAGTTTGAAGGACTCTACTGCCAGTACGACAAGACTCAGTGCCAGAGATTTGGAGGGTTTCTCTGCAATG ACCGCGGCTCTTGCGTGATGGGGGCCTGTTCATGCGTCGAAGGTTGGGAGGGCAAAGCCTGTGAGTGCCCAAAGAGCAATGCAACCTGTCTCGACAACAATGGA GGCGTTTGCAACGGGCGAGGCAAATGTGTGTGCGGCCGCTGTGAGTGTCTAGGATCGACCACTTTCGATGTAACCTCCACATGTGAGCCAAATTTTCAG GCCCAGTCCGGTGTGTGTGAGGCTACTCGAGTTTGTGTCGAGTGTCAGGCCTGGAAGACAGGAAGCTGGAAAGAAAAGGCAGACTGTGACAAGTGTCGTTTCAAGATTGTCATGGTGGATAAACTCAAAGATG AAAAAACGGTGCTTCAGGCATGCAGTTTCCGAGATCTAGAGGACGACTGCACGTACAACTACACAGTCGAAAATCCCAAAGATCCAAATAAAAATGAGCTTGTAGTTGAAGTCTTGGAGAAGAAAG AGTGTCCACCTGCCAGTCTGCTGTGgctcctgcctctcctcttgttcctcttGTTATTGCTGGCACTATTGCTCTTATGCTGCTGGAAATACTGTGCCTGCTGTAAGACGTGCTGCCAG AGTTGCTTGGCCCTTCTACCCTGTTGTCAGAGAG GTCGCATGGTTGGCTTTAAGGAAGACGAGTATCTTCTTCGCCAATCATTGCTCACATCAGACCATCTCGACACCCCAATGGTACGAACTGGCCCCCCGAAGGGAACTGATGTGGTCCGCTGGAAGGTGACCGATAACGTACACCGAGCACCCAACCACCCTGAAAATCAGATAAAGCCCAACCCCAAAGAAATCA TTCCATTTCCCATCTCCCTCCGGCTGAATAAGTTTTTCTCCGAGAACCTTGGTCGTCCTGAGTCCAGAGATGCAGAGCAGTTGCGCAAGGAAGTAACTGACAAT CTGAATGAGGTGTACAGGCAGATTCCTGGTGCTCAGAAGGTTCAGAAGCCCACTTTCAG GATGCAAAGAAATGCTGGAAAAAG ACAGGACTACGCCATCATGGACACTGTCTTGTCAGCCCCACGCAGCAGCTTTCCGGATATTGTTAAACTGACAGAAAAGAATGTTCAGTCTGGGAACCTCCATGACCTTAAAGTGTTGCCTGGATACTACACAGTGGCCACTGACCGAG AGGCGGCGGGAGCTGTGGAGTTCCAGGAAGGGGTGGAGTCAGTGGATGTCCATGTCCCGCTCTTTGttaaggatgaagatgatgacaaaaagcagctgctggtggaagCTGTGGATGTGCCTTTGGGCATCGCCACCATTGGGAAGAAATTTGTGAATATTACCATCATCAAAGAGCATG CCACCAGTGTGTTCACCTTCCTCCAGCCAGCCTACACTTACAGCCGACAGGATGGAGTGGCCAACATCCCGATCAGCAGGGAGATTATCGAGGACGGGCGCTCACAGGTTACGTACCGCAGCAGAGATCTAACTGCCAAGGACAAAAAG GACTACATGATGGTGGAGGGAGACTTGTCATATGCACCTGGTGAGACCCAGAAGATCGTTCCAGTCCGCCTGTTGGAGTTGAATGAAAAAGATGGCCTCCTTGAACACGAACAAGTCAAACAGTTTGTCATGGACCTCAGCAACCCACGGCAGGGAGCCAAACTGGGACGTTACCCGAGAACAACAGTTACCATTGCAGATCAGCCAG AGCCGAGTGTTGTGATGTTCAAGAAGGGCACTCACAACTTCAGCACATCAGACCCGTCGCTCAAAATCCCTGTGGTCCGTACTCGCAACCTTGACAGCCCTGCTACCATCAAATGGCGTACCAAGAAGTCCCCACGCTTCGACCACAATGGACTGCTGAAGTTTAACCCTGGAGAGAATGAAAAGAATATTGTCATTGAGCCCAAACCCAGTACAAGCCCAGCGCAACCCGAGACCTTCCAGGTTGAGCTGTTCGACCCAAGTAGCAATGCATCCATCGGAGACCGCAAGACAACCGTAGTCAATATTACGGATGGAG GTCTGAGTTCTCCATTATTGGGTCAGATTCCATTGATGGGCTCCAAAAGCCCCAAGTCCCCTGGTGGCTTTCTGATGCCTCCCGGAAACCCCAAGGCTAAAGCAACTGGACCAAGAAGCATCCGACTCAACTGGGACCTACCACCTGGTAATCCCTTGGGTTACAAG GTTAAATATTGGATCTATGGCGACCCGGAGAAAGACGCGGAAGTCATCGATGTGAAGACCCCCCAGGCGGACCTGACCAATCTCTATCCCTACTGTGACTATGAGATGAAAGTGTGCGCCTACAATCTGACTGGAGATGGAAACTATACCGAAATGATTCCATGTCAAACTCAGGAGGATG TTCCGGGTGAACCCGGCAGACTGGCGTTTAACGTCATCAGCCCGACCGTCACCCAGATCAGCTGGGCCGAGCCGGCTGAGACCAACGGCAACATCACAGCCTATGAAGTGGTCTACACTCCCATTGATGATGAGATGA AACCAGTGGGCGCGGCCAAGCGGGTGAAGATTGACAATCCCAAGAAACGAATGCTGTTAATTGAGAATCTCCAAAATGCTCAAACCTACCAGTACCAAGTCCGTGCGAAGAACAGCGTTGGCTGGGGCCCCTTCAGAGATGCCACCATCAATTTGGCTTCACAGCCTGCCAGACCCCTGTCCA TTCCCATCATCCCTGATATCCCAATCGTGGATGCTGATGCCGGCGATGAGTACGACAGCTATTTGATGTACAGCAACGAGGTCCTGAAGTCGCCTGGAGGGTCAAAGACACCGAGCGTCTCTGGTGATG ATTCCATGATGAATGGAAGGTGGGAACAGAACTTCCTTTTCCCAGGAACTCCTGGAATGCGTAACTTGTCAACCTCATCGTCTCCAATGTCCACCTTGAGTTCAAACTTCAGAGGAGCAGGTGGTTCATTTATTTCTGAAACAAACACCAGCTACATTTCCAGTCCAG GAAACCCTCCCAAACCCAACTTGCTTGGCAGTGGACGTCAAACAACAGACGTCATCATGAGGAAACGCTCCGAGAGAGGTTACACAGATGAGAACATCCGAGATTCCATTGTCATGGGAGATGACCCGAGCAAGTTCCCGGATCTGA GTGGTTATGGCTACATGGGGACGCAGAGCAGCTCGCAAAGCCAGTTCAGCTACAGCCTGAGTCAGGGGTCCAGGGCCAGGACCCACTCTTCTGACGTCAATGAAGCTCTTTATAATCTGGACAGGGTACTCAATG ATGCCAGACTCTCCCCTGGGGTCCCTGACACTCCCAGCAGActggtgttttctgctctggGTCCCACTGCCCTGAAGGTCAGCTGGCAGGAGCCCCACTGCGAGAAGGACATCCTGGGCTACTGTGTGCTCTACCAGCTGCTCAATGGAG GTGAGGTGAAGCGCATAAACGTGACAAACCCAGCAGAGAACTCCGTCATCATCCAAGACCTCCTCCCCAACCACTCCTACATTTTTAAGGTGAAGGCCCAAAGCCAGGAGGGCTGGGGTCCAGAGAGAGAGGGTGTCATTACTATTGAGTCAGCCGTTGACCCCAAGAGCCCGCTCAGTCCCATGCCAG GATCCCCGTTTACTCTGAGTACTCCGAGTGCTCCGGGTCCTCTGGTCTTCACCGCTCTGAGCCCAGACTCTCTACAGCTGAGCTGGGAGAAACCACGCAAACCAAATGGAGACATTCTCGGTTACGTGGTGACCTGTGAGCAGCTGTATGGAGGAG CTGATGTTCGCTCCTTCCAGGTCAGCGGGGATGGAAGTGAAACCAGTCTGACTGTTCCAGACCTGATCGAGAATGTCCCGTACAAGTTTAAAGTTCAGGCACGAACCACACAAGGTTTTGGTCCAGAGAGGGAGGGCATCATCACCATCGAGTCTCAGGATGGAG GCACCATGTCCCAGTACAACCAGTCCATGACCCGGAGAGAGGTGTTCCAGCTTCCCACTGAAGTGAGCACGCGGACCAACGTCACCCACACCAGCACCACAATGGGGGACCCCTTTTTCTCAG ACGGCATGATGATGACCACGCAGCTCACGGAGACTGGCGGCATGGTGACCCGTCAGATCACCAAGGAGGTGGTCCAGAGGAGCGTGATGGGAGGGACCACTGTCACAAAGAAGATGTTCTATGACTCTTAG
- the itgb4 gene encoding integrin beta-4 isoform X4: MFYYRAVEYFRRWLLVAGDSIGSFLSQKAMERWTLRLSLGLLAVLLTCCYVEANYCYAARDKSCSECLQAGKDCAYCPDVNFNSHRCDLYNNLRAHGCGALSILTAKSVTKYGRRNRIDETKAYSQVYPQQMTMSLLPGEEKIVEMEVFSPIKGPLDLYILMDFSNSMKDDLDNLKKMGERLAKWVGQLSDDYTIGFGKFVDKVIEPQTDMREIKLERPWADSDPPFSFENVIKLTKDDKFFVSELQKERISGNLDAPEGGFDAILQVAVCGDIIGWRPESTHLLVFSTESSFHYEADGANILSGILPRNDEKCHLKDGRYTRDTVQDYPSIPTLVRVLGKNNIIPIFAVTNHSLTYYQELKKFFPIAEVGVLQEDSANILEVMRDAYKNIRSKMSIRSEDRPKAIETQFLSTSNKVAEYGEFNSTPGVKSKFKMLVRSPREIKDLPVCELDPDEKKGNISVKPSTFTTGLIVNASILCPTCDCEKSPIVNSPRCHRNGNLVCGKCKCKQGWLGTFCNCSAANAGQDNSQCIAPGMTEVCSGRGDCLACGSCVCHNPDQFEGLYCQYDKTQCQRFGGFLCNDRGSCVMGACSCVEGWEGKACECPKSNATCLDNNGGVCNGRGKCVCGRCECLGSTTFDVTSTCEPNFQAQSGVCEATRVCVECQAWKTGSWKEKADCDKCRFKIVMVDKLKDEKTVLQACSFRDLEDDCTYNYTVENPKDPNKNELVVEVLEKKECPPASLLWLLPLLLFLLLLLALLLLCCWKYCACCKTCCQSCLALLPCCQRGRMVGFKEDEYLLRQSLLTSDHLDTPMVRTGPPKGTDVVRWKVTDNVHRAPNHPENQIKPNPKEIIPFPISLRLNKFFSENLGRPESRDAEQLRKEVTDNLNEVYRQIPGAQKVQKPTFRMQRNAGKRQDYAIMDTVLSAPRSSFPDIVKLTEKNVQSGNLHDLKVLPGYYTVATDREAAGAVEFQEGVESVDVHVPLFVKDEDDDKKQLLVEAVDVPLGIATIGKKFVNITIIKEHATSVFTFLQPAYTYSRQDGVANIPISREIIEDGRSQVTYRSRDLTAKDKKDYMMVEGDLSYAPGETQKIVPVRLLELNEKDGLLEHEQVKQFVMDLSNPRQGAKLGRYPRTTVTIADQPEPSVVMFKKGTHNFSTSDPSLKIPVVRTRNLDSPATIKWRTKKSPRFDHNGLLKFNPGENEKNIVIEPKPSTSPAQPETFQVELFDPSSNASIGDRKTTVVNITDGGLSSPLLGQIPLMGSKSPKSPGGFLMPPGNPKAKATGPRSIRLNWDLPPGNPLGYKVKYWIYGDPEKDAEVIDVKTPQADLTNLYPYCDYEMKVCAYNLTGDGNYTEMIPCQTQEDVPGEPGRLAFNVISPTVTQISWAEPAETNGNITAYEVVYTPIDDEMKPVGAAKRVKIDNPKKRMLLIENLQNAQTYQYQVRAKNSVGWGPFRDATINLASQPARPLSIPIIPDIPIVDADAGDEYDSYLMYSNEVLKSPGGSKTPSVSGDVWNHVKLVGSNLDLRQVSWKKRVDIIPRSRLSTDTEASSDDPSFSQTLPGEDHCTRPADSQMTCNVSLSPFTTVLLNLAATLLY; encoded by the exons TCTGGCCGTCCTCCTGACCTGCTGTTATGTTGAAG CTAACTACTGCTACGCTGCCAGAGATAAGAGCTGCTCTGAATGTCTGCAGGCCGGCAAAGATTGCGCCTATTGCCCTGATGTG AACTTCAATAGCCATCGATGTGACCTGTACAACAACCTTCGGGCTCATGGCTGCGGTGCTTTGTCCATTCTTACGGCCAAAAGTGTCACTAAATATGGAAGA AGGAATAGGATCGATGAGACAAAGGCTTATTCCCAGGTGTATCCGCAGCAGATGACCATGTCTTTACTGCCAGGGGAGGAGAAGATCGTGGAGATGGAGGTGTTTTCTCCCATCAAAGGGCCACTGGATCTCTACATTCTCATGGACTTCTCCAACTCTATGAAAGACGATTTGGACAACTTGAAGAAAATGGGAGAACGACTCG CCAAGTGGGTGGGACAGCTATCCGACGACTACACCATTGGCTTTGGGAAGTTTGTGGACAAAGTGATTGAGCCGCAGACGGACATGAGAGAGATCAA GCTTGAGCGACCATGGGCAGACAGCGACCCTCCATTTTCCTTTGAAAACGTCATCAAGCTGACTAAAGACGACAAGTTCTTTGTCAGTGAGCTGCAAAAGGAAAGAATCTCTGGCAACCTGGACGCCCCCGAGGGAGGCTTCGATGCCATATTGCAGGTTGCGGTCTGCGGG GACATTATTGGCTGGCGTCCAGAGAGCACACATCTACTCGTCTTCTCCACTGAGTCATCGTTCCACTATGAAGCAGACGGTGCCAATATTCTGTCTGGCATCCTGCCGCGCAATGACGAGAAATGCCACCTCAAGGATGGCAGATACACCCGTGACACAGTGCAAGATTACCCTTCAATACCCACCCTGGTGCGGGTCCTTGGCAAGAACAACATCATCCCTATATTTGCTGTGACCAACCACTCCTTGACCTATTATCAG GAACTCAAAAAGTTCTTTCCCATCGCTGAGGTTGGTGTGCTGCAAGAAGATTCCGCTAATATCCTGGAAGTTATGCGGGACGCCTATAAA AACATCCGCTCCAAGATGAGCATTCGTTCTGAGGATCGACCCAAAGCTATTGAGACTCAGTTCTTGTCTACCAGTAACAAGGTTGCTGAATATGGAGAATTCAACTCTACGCCAGGGGTAAAG AGCAAGTTCAAGATGCTCGTCCGAAGTCCTCGGGAAATCAAAGATTTGCCCGTTTGTGAACTGGATCCAGATGAAAAAAAGGGGAATATAAGCGTTAAGCCATCAACCTTTACTACTGGTCTGATTGTCAACGCCTCCATTCTATGTCCAACTTGTGACTGTGAGAAG AGTCCTATCGTGAACTCACCCAGATGTCACAGGAATGGAAACCTTGTGTGTGGGAAATGTAAATGCAAACAAGGCTG gTTAGGCACATTCTGTAACTGCTCAGCGGCAAATGCTGGCCAGGACAACAGCCAGTGCATCGCGCCGGGCATGACAGAGGTTTGTTCAGGCCGTGGAGACTGCCTCGCCTGTGGTAGCTGTGTGTGCCACAATCCAGATCAGTTTGAAGGACTCTACTGCCAGTACGACAAGACTCAGTGCCAGAGATTTGGAGGGTTTCTCTGCAATG ACCGCGGCTCTTGCGTGATGGGGGCCTGTTCATGCGTCGAAGGTTGGGAGGGCAAAGCCTGTGAGTGCCCAAAGAGCAATGCAACCTGTCTCGACAACAATGGA GGCGTTTGCAACGGGCGAGGCAAATGTGTGTGCGGCCGCTGTGAGTGTCTAGGATCGACCACTTTCGATGTAACCTCCACATGTGAGCCAAATTTTCAG GCCCAGTCCGGTGTGTGTGAGGCTACTCGAGTTTGTGTCGAGTGTCAGGCCTGGAAGACAGGAAGCTGGAAAGAAAAGGCAGACTGTGACAAGTGTCGTTTCAAGATTGTCATGGTGGATAAACTCAAAGATG AAAAAACGGTGCTTCAGGCATGCAGTTTCCGAGATCTAGAGGACGACTGCACGTACAACTACACAGTCGAAAATCCCAAAGATCCAAATAAAAATGAGCTTGTAGTTGAAGTCTTGGAGAAGAAAG AGTGTCCACCTGCCAGTCTGCTGTGgctcctgcctctcctcttgttcctcttGTTATTGCTGGCACTATTGCTCTTATGCTGCTGGAAATACTGTGCCTGCTGTAAGACGTGCTGCCAG AGTTGCTTGGCCCTTCTACCCTGTTGTCAGAGAG GTCGCATGGTTGGCTTTAAGGAAGACGAGTATCTTCTTCGCCAATCATTGCTCACATCAGACCATCTCGACACCCCAATGGTACGAACTGGCCCCCCGAAGGGAACTGATGTGGTCCGCTGGAAGGTGACCGATAACGTACACCGAGCACCCAACCACCCTGAAAATCAGATAAAGCCCAACCCCAAAGAAATCA TTCCATTTCCCATCTCCCTCCGGCTGAATAAGTTTTTCTCCGAGAACCTTGGTCGTCCTGAGTCCAGAGATGCAGAGCAGTTGCGCAAGGAAGTAACTGACAAT CTGAATGAGGTGTACAGGCAGATTCCTGGTGCTCAGAAGGTTCAGAAGCCCACTTTCAG GATGCAAAGAAATGCTGGAAAAAG ACAGGACTACGCCATCATGGACACTGTCTTGTCAGCCCCACGCAGCAGCTTTCCGGATATTGTTAAACTGACAGAAAAGAATGTTCAGTCTGGGAACCTCCATGACCTTAAAGTGTTGCCTGGATACTACACAGTGGCCACTGACCGAG AGGCGGCGGGAGCTGTGGAGTTCCAGGAAGGGGTGGAGTCAGTGGATGTCCATGTCCCGCTCTTTGttaaggatgaagatgatgacaaaaagcagctgctggtggaagCTGTGGATGTGCCTTTGGGCATCGCCACCATTGGGAAGAAATTTGTGAATATTACCATCATCAAAGAGCATG CCACCAGTGTGTTCACCTTCCTCCAGCCAGCCTACACTTACAGCCGACAGGATGGAGTGGCCAACATCCCGATCAGCAGGGAGATTATCGAGGACGGGCGCTCACAGGTTACGTACCGCAGCAGAGATCTAACTGCCAAGGACAAAAAG GACTACATGATGGTGGAGGGAGACTTGTCATATGCACCTGGTGAGACCCAGAAGATCGTTCCAGTCCGCCTGTTGGAGTTGAATGAAAAAGATGGCCTCCTTGAACACGAACAAGTCAAACAGTTTGTCATGGACCTCAGCAACCCACGGCAGGGAGCCAAACTGGGACGTTACCCGAGAACAACAGTTACCATTGCAGATCAGCCAG AGCCGAGTGTTGTGATGTTCAAGAAGGGCACTCACAACTTCAGCACATCAGACCCGTCGCTCAAAATCCCTGTGGTCCGTACTCGCAACCTTGACAGCCCTGCTACCATCAAATGGCGTACCAAGAAGTCCCCACGCTTCGACCACAATGGACTGCTGAAGTTTAACCCTGGAGAGAATGAAAAGAATATTGTCATTGAGCCCAAACCCAGTACAAGCCCAGCGCAACCCGAGACCTTCCAGGTTGAGCTGTTCGACCCAAGTAGCAATGCATCCATCGGAGACCGCAAGACAACCGTAGTCAATATTACGGATGGAG GTCTGAGTTCTCCATTATTGGGTCAGATTCCATTGATGGGCTCCAAAAGCCCCAAGTCCCCTGGTGGCTTTCTGATGCCTCCCGGAAACCCCAAGGCTAAAGCAACTGGACCAAGAAGCATCCGACTCAACTGGGACCTACCACCTGGTAATCCCTTGGGTTACAAG GTTAAATATTGGATCTATGGCGACCCGGAGAAAGACGCGGAAGTCATCGATGTGAAGACCCCCCAGGCGGACCTGACCAATCTCTATCCCTACTGTGACTATGAGATGAAAGTGTGCGCCTACAATCTGACTGGAGATGGAAACTATACCGAAATGATTCCATGTCAAACTCAGGAGGATG TTCCGGGTGAACCCGGCAGACTGGCGTTTAACGTCATCAGCCCGACCGTCACCCAGATCAGCTGGGCCGAGCCGGCTGAGACCAACGGCAACATCACAGCCTATGAAGTGGTCTACACTCCCATTGATGATGAGATGA AACCAGTGGGCGCGGCCAAGCGGGTGAAGATTGACAATCCCAAGAAACGAATGCTGTTAATTGAGAATCTCCAAAATGCTCAAACCTACCAGTACCAAGTCCGTGCGAAGAACAGCGTTGGCTGGGGCCCCTTCAGAGATGCCACCATCAATTTGGCTTCACAGCCTGCCAGACCCCTGTCCA TTCCCATCATCCCTGATATCCCAATCGTGGATGCTGATGCCGGCGATGAGTACGACAGCTATTTGATGTACAGCAACGAGGTCCTGAAGTCGCCTGGAGGGTCAAAGACACCGAGCGTCTCTGGTGATG TCTGGAATCATGTCAAGTTGGTTGGATCCAACTTGGATCTCCGTCAAGTTTCGTGGAAAAAGCGAGTGGACATCATCCCGCGCAGTCGGCTCAGCACAGACACAGAGGCGAGCTCAGACGATCCCAGCTTCTCTCAAACGCTGCCAGGTGAAGACCACTGCACCAGACCAGCCGACAGTCAGATGACCTGCAATGTCTCTCTTTCACCGTTCACAACTGTATTGCTCAATTTGGCAGCCACCTTGCTTTATTGA